ACTTTACTACAGCCTATTGGGACTACCAATAAACAGATGCAAAGTTAAGGGGATATTGAGGAAATAAATGTTTAAATTAGATTCTGAAGTGTGTACTCTCCAGTCACAGAGTATATGCAAACAAGAGAGCAAACACAAAAAACTCCCAAACATTGGGACTAATTAAAGCTCACGTAAGTAACAGGACTGAAATAACCGTTCCTGTGTCATGTTATATCCCCAAAAAAGCCAAGAAAATTATGGCCccaatttttaattttttatgtgCAAGCAACTATCCTATTTATCCACAGACGATGGAGAGCTGCATGGTGATTATGACAAGGAGGATCCACAACTTTAGGGTAAGAAGTATTGCCTTGCAGAGGAGGCAGCGAGTTCCCTCAAGGCTTCAGAAGGAGAGCAAACAGAGCCATTTGAAAGCCAGGTCCGGTACACTCTGGATGACTTTCTGAATACAGAACGTGCCAACAAGGCCCTCGAATCCTCTCCCAGGACCAAGCGCCTCTACACATTCAAAGAAACCATCCAGAACCTACACAGTGGGAAGCCTGCCTATGCCAGCCATAGCCAAAGCCTGAGAAAGAGCCCTCCTAAATACATCAAGAGCCAAGCCAGGGTGGAGAACCTGGGGTCTAGGGCGTATGAGCCCTCCGTCACTCTACCAGCAGAGAAGTGCCAAAGGCGTGACACCATGGACCCTCAACCGGAAGATGGCGTAGTCCGCAGCAAGAAGAGTATCTTGATGAAAGAGCTTTTTGGCCAGGCCCCAATCACTGATCCAAATGGCCATGCAGACAGGCAGATCCAGAGTTAAAAGCACAGACCTGGACAGAACGTCCTCTTACCATACAGGAGACGCTAGCCCGGTCTCACCTGGGAGACCAAGATAATTTTTTATTGACCCAAGAAGTATACAAaattataatatatttttataATTTGATAAATTATTATTTATCTGCCATGGCAACTCAACACATTACTTCATTGAATTTTTTGTTTTCTGAAACTATTGCTCATGACAAATTCCTTAACTCCCTTGAAATCAGATTGTAATAAAAGCAACATTCAATGAAGATGCCACCTATGCCACAACGGTACACTTAGTTTTTTATAAAAGCCTCTCTAAAATACCCAAGATGCTAAGAACAACCAACACTTTAGGCCTTCAGTTTTCAAATTCTTTATTGTGTTGAAGTATGCATAATTCTTATGCATACTTCAACACTTCCAAAATCCAAACAGTAAACTTTGTAATATTAGTTCAGGTTTCATTCAACAAATGAAAATGTGCTACAGACCATGCCTACAATTAACATGAACAAAATTGCATAACAATATGAAACAATTGCAACACTTGCTCAACTCATTTCAATCAGTTGAAATTAGATTTAAAACGGTCATTAAACATGCTCATACAATCATTACGCAGTGAAGCAATTTGTGAAATACACTAGATTGccaaaagtacgtggacacctgctcgtcgaacatcccattccagaatcatgggcattaatatggagttggacccccatttgctgctataacagcctccactcttctgggaaggcattccactagatgttggaacattgctgcggggacttgtttccattcaaccacaagagcattagtgaggtcttccaattcatcccaaagatgtttgatggggttgaggtcaggtcgaCAAAACGATCAACAAAacttttctgtatggacctcgctttgtgcacaggggcattgtcgtgctgaaacaggaaagcgtcttccccaaactgttgccacaaagttggaagcacagaattgtctagaatgtcattttacGCTGtaagcgttaagatttccctttactggaactaaggtgcctagcccaaacaatgaaaaacagccccagaccattattctacCTCCGTCAAACTTTaaatttggcactatgcattcagggaggttgcgttttcctggcatccgtcaaaccccAGATTTGTTcgtcgaactgccagatggtgattcatcactccagtgaacacgtttccactgttccagagtccaatggcggagagctttacaccactccagccgacacttggcattgcacatggtgatcttatgcttgtgtgcggctgctcggccatggaaacccattgaagctcccgacgaacagttcttgtgctgacgttgcttccagaggcagtttggaactcgatagtgagtgttgcaacggaGACAGACAATTCCTACGCACTATGCgcttcagcggtcccgttctgtgagcttgtgtggcctaccacgtcgcagctgagccattgttgctcctacacgtttccacttcacaataacagcacttacagttgatcggggcagctctagcagggcagacattttacgaactgacttgttggaaaggtggcatcctatgacagtgccacattgaaagtcactgagttcttcagtatgggccattatactgccaatgtttgtctatggagagtgcatggctgtgtgctgtattttatacacctgtcagcaacgtgtggctgaaatagacaaatccactcatttgaaggtgtgtctacatacttttggccatgtagtgtaacaTCCGATTCCGAAGCCAACATAAGAGACACTAAAATATGTGCAATAACATTGGCAATGTAAGGCAATGTTTGAATATGGGGTGCTTTGTAAAAGTGCTTACCAACAGTACCAATTTACACTTTAATATCAAAGTGCTGACTAACAATGCCTGACTTCATTCTCAGAGCATTTGGGGAATAAATAAGACATTAATAAAAGATCCCATTCCTTAGCTAATTGCATGTAGACCAATAGATGCCACTTTGTTGCACACCACCAGCCAGCATGTGATTCCAACACCACCTGAAAGGATACAAAGGCTGGGTTCAAATAGTAATTGTCAGAGTTGTCAGTTAGTAGTATTTGATGTaagtaaaaacaaaaatgtgcattcAACATGGCATTTTGAACCAGTTCAATGAGAATTCCATGTTAAGAGAGGAAACGAGTCATGTGATTCTATCTTCAGTATTTAAAGAGAACGAATAGACGAGACATTAAGAAGTCGTCTATAATTAGCCAAAGTTTACAGATTAAACACTAAACTTGATTACTATGAATTTACCCACAATCAAAAGCGAGTGTGGGCCTCAATCCTCAGGCGTTGTAATCACACAATTTACCTGCTACTCCAGATGGGAATGCCACCAGCTGCTCCAGGGGGGCAATCCACTTACTGGGTACAACAGTCACTGGGTCAGCATAATACTTCCAAATCAGGGAGATCATCAGAGCAGCCTAGAGAGACAACAGAAAACAACCTGATTCAGTGCATCAAAATGCAACACAATCACTTGTGCATGTCACCGGTGGTGAAAactgacatttaaaaaatgtatgtatattTTTTACCAATTAAAGAATATAGGATATATTTCTAATTCCAATATGTTTAATACTCACCTGGAGGATGTAAAAACCTATATTCACCATCCATTTCATTTTGGCTTGTTGAGCAGTTCTAGACTTGACtgtaaagaagaaaaaaacagatCTTATCTGCAGAGGAACCATCTAAATTAATTATTGGTATCCATTCTCTAAATATAGGAATTTCGACAGCTCTAATAACAGTTGCCCTTTGTGTGTTATTCTCAATTACTTTCAGTGTAAATACTACACAACATGCATTGGAATATAACCTGTTTTGTATGGTATGGCATAAGGGAGGGGTTGGCAGGGAAAATAAGCCTGATGTGTGACCAGTGCATATGACTGGAGAAATACGCATGTGGTGCATTTCAATGTGAAAACACTTTTCATTCCAAAATAGTGAAATATTCCTGTTGAACAACAGGATTTGAACTTGAAGGCATGTTAGTTGATAGGCAGTGGCCCTGAACTGACACAGCatgggagagagttagagacagttgtttgggtgtacagtagggaggatcTAGAGACAAAAAGTTTATTTTCTCAATGTACGAAACAACATATTTCAAAGTCACCTGCATTGTGACTCATCTAAACAATGTGGTAAAGAGTGAACTTGTAGACTTTTTTTGTTGCCTTTTTGACAAATTCAAAACTAGATATTttcaaacaaaaacataaaaattGCCTTGGGGTTTTTGTCGCAACCTGTATTTGCCACTGTAAAAATATAATATTGTAACAGTATACTACTGAAGAGTGCTTTCTAAACAAACCATTGTCATTCCTGAGAATTGGtgtgcaatgtctaatattaaggaagtatcgaggtattgctcgcctgaggtagcaTACCTCAtgacaagctgtagaccacactatctacctatatttttcgtagccgtctatttaccaccacaaaccgatgctggcactaagaccacagtCAACGAGTTGTATAaggtcataagcaaacaagaaaatgctcacccagaaacGGCGCgtctagtggctggggactttaatgtaggcaaacttaaatccgatttaccagcatgtcacatatgCAACCAGAGGAAGAAAACTctagaccacatttactccacacacagagacgagttcaaagttctccctcgccctccatttggcaaatctgaccataattatatcctcatGATTccggcttacaagcaaaaactgaagcaggaagtaccagtgactcgctcaatacggaagtggtcagatggcgCGAATGCTACGCTATAGgcctgtttttctagcacagactggaatatgttccgggattcatccaatggcattgaggagtttaccacatcggtcacaggcttcatcaataagtgcatcaacgatgtcgtccccacagtgaccatacgtacatatcccaaccagaaccatggattacaggcaacatccgcaccgagctaaaggctagagctgccattTCAAGGAGCTGGACCCTAAtttggacgcttataagaaatcccgctatgccctcagacaaaccatgaaacaggcaaagcgtcaatacaggactaatattgaatcctactacaccggatctgacactcgtcggatgtggcaggacttgcaaactattacgaacTACTAatggaaacccagccacgagctgccctgtgacgcaagcctaccagatgagctaaatgccttttatgctcgcttcgaggcaacgTAACACTGAagtatgcatgagagcaccagctgttccggacgactgtgtgatcatgctctccgtagcccatgtgagcaagacctttaaagaggttaacattcacaaggtcgtgggaccagacggattaccaggacgtatacgcggaccaactggcaagtgtcttcactgacattttcaatctttccctgaccgagtctataaaacctacatgtttcaaacagaccaccatagtccctgtgcccaagaaagcaaaggtaacctgcctaaatgactactgcccggTAGCactcggtagccatgaagtgctttgaaaggctggtcgtggttcacatcaacatcatcatcccgGAAgcccaagacccactccaatttccataccgcctcaacagatccacagatgatgcaatctcaaacgcactacacactgccctttcccacctgggcgAAGGGAACACCACagcgccttcggaaagtattcagaccccttgactttttccacattttgttacgttacagccttactctaaaatagattaaataaataaatatcctcagcaatctacacacaataccccataatgacaaagcagtgtaaatttttttttgctaatgtattacaaatagtaaacagaaataccttatttacataactattcagaccatttgctatgagactcgaaattgagctcaggtgcatcctgcttccattgatcatcattgaggtcccacagttgacagtgcatatcagagaaaaaaccatgccatgaggtcaaaggaattgtcctaggagctctgagacaggactgtgtcgtggcacagatctggggaagggtaccaaaatatttctgcagcatttaaagacccaaagaacacagtggcctccatcattcttaaatggaagaagtttggaaccaccaagactcttcctggccacctggccaaactgagcaatcaggggagaagggccttggtcagggaggtaaccaagactCTGATGGTCAATCCGACAGAGATCTAGATCTACTCTGAAagagctctggagttcctctgtggagatgggataaccttccagaaggacaatcatctctgcagcactccaccaatcaggcctttattgtagagtggccagacggaagctactcctcagtaaaagtcacatgacagcccgcttggagtttgccaaaagatacctgaagactctcagaccataagaaacaagattctctggtctgatgaaaccaagattgaactctttggcctgaatgccaagtgtcacatctggaggaaacctggcaccatccctacgatgaagcatggtggtggcagcatcatgctgtggggatgtttttcagcggcaaggactgggagactagtcaggatcgaggcaaagatgaactgagcaaagtacagagagatccttgatgaaagcctgctccagagcactcagactgTGGcgagggttcaccttccaacaggtcaacaaccttaagcacacagccaagacaacgcaggaatggcttcgggacaagtctctgaatgtccttgagtggcccagccagagcccggatttgaacccaatcaaatatctctggagagacctgaaaatagctgtgcagcaacactccccatccaacctgacagagcttgagaggatctgcagagaaacatgggagaaaatccccaaatagaggtgtgccaagcttgtagagtcatacccaagaagacacgatgctgtaattgctgccaatggtgcttcaacaaagtactgagtaaagggtctgaatacttatgtaaatgtgatatttccatttttttatttgtaataaatgtgcaaatatgtgagcaagacaaaggagctgatcgtggactacaggaaaaggaaggccgaacacgcccccattcacatcaatggggctgtagtggagtgggtcgagagtttcaagttccttattgtccacatcaccaacaaactatcatgatcaaaacacaccaagacagtcttgaagagggcacgacaacacatttcccccctcaggagaatgaaaagatttggcatgggtccccagatcctcaaaatgttatacatctgcaccatcgagagcatcctgaccagttgcatcactgcctggtatggcaactgctcggcatctgaccgtaaggcactacagagggtagtgtgtacggcccagtacatcactggggccaaacttccagccatccaggacctatgtacTAGGCAGAGTCAGAGGAAGGCTCAAAAAATTCATAAgagacttttctctctgctaccacacggcaggCAGTATCGGAGCTCCAAGACTAGGTGCAAAAGGCTCcttaaacctcttacttctaccccctcctttttcgaacattctgttaaaaatcgcgcaacttttcagcgtcctgctactcatgccaggaatatagtatatgcatatgattagtatgtgtggatagaaaacactctgaagtttctaaaactggttaaatcacggctgtgactataacagatcgtgtgtttcattgaaaaacgcaagaaaaactgctctctgaaagctaaaaataatttccataagtcactttcatgggttgttaaaagaggacaaaatttaatatcgacctgcatgcaattcatacaaattccacacgatgtcgccattgtcgtcattttcaattgaattttttgttggaaaatccaactatctggcttccgtttctcccagtctccaccaggacgctgtaaatgtggacattggcagccattgatttgcagacgaggagctattgaatatacatcgccctgtaatcattttgatagattataaacgtttactaatacctaaagttggattacaaaaggatttcgaagtgttttgtgaaagtttatcgtcaacttttttaattttaaaaaatgacgcagcgtttaaaaacaatgtttttttctgaatgacacagcttccatagaaagctattttgggtatatatggaccgatttaaacgaaaaaaatacccaatagtgatgtttatggggcatataggagtgccaagaaagaagctcgtcaaaggtaatgaatgttttatattttatttctgcgttttgtgctgcgtcggataagcagagtctttgtttacgtcgcattcaggcattttgaggtggtgcatgctaACAGATAATAGcctctcatgctttcgccgaaaagcattttaaaaatctgacttgttggctaggttcacaacgagtgtagctttaattcaataccctgcttgtgaattttgatcaaggtttgagttttaacgagtacatttagcatttagcgtagcgcatttgcatttccaggtgcctacttgagacattgCGTCTCAAGTAGATTCAAGaagttaacagcttctacccccaagctataagcctgctgaacaattaatcaaatggccacccggactatttacattgacctctcccctttgtttttacacttctGCTATTTGCTGTttaatatctatgcatagtcacttcactccaacctacatgtacaaattaccttgactaaactGTACCCCCGAACATTGACTAGGTACGggaaccccttgtatatagccttgttattgttattttggggcggcagggtagcctagtggttagagtgttggactgacAGTTAACTGACTGTATTGgtgtgttctgcccctgaacaggctgttcctaggccgtcattgaaaataagaatttgttcttaactgacttgcctagttaaataaaggtaaaataaatacattttattgtgttactttttattttttactttagtttatttagtaaatattttcttcactctatttcttgaactgcattgttgattaagggcttgtaagtaagcatttcacggtaaggtctatctacaactgttgtattcgcgcatgtgacaaataaaactttattttattttatttgataatgGATCACTCTTATCTCTATATCAGGGATTTTTCTGTCATTGTAATCCTTGGGCAGGCGTTTTTTTTCGGGCCACCGAACAGTGTTAAATAAAATTTCCGGGATGGAAAAAtgctttcagtgtaaacttaaatgactaaaaactgatataaagtatgtagaaaagacaataaagatatatttttaaatgaaatCATCTTTAAGAACTAACAATAACTTAAATAAACAGTCGGGGAGAAAATTCCAAAAGCAATGAATTCAGCAGTATTgattttgttattatgtttgagCATAAGAACATAGCATTAAAACTGCACAATTCTCCCTCAGCTTCATGGCAGAATGTGGAATCACATGTTGTtaactttaaaactgcaaaaatgtatCTCAGCTCCATGGAttgtagaactgcaggaaattgGCTTAAAATGCAAACGTCAACTGGCCCGACCACGCCCATTGCCATGCCCCCTACCACAGCCcctttttgatccagaaaaataaaaaataaaaaaaaataaataaataaatgtagtgTGGACATCAATTTTAATTGTGTGTCTCTCTTACCATGTGTCTTCAGCTTGTCAGTCATCTTGTTGATTTTGCGCTCTAGTCTGGCGTATCTGGCAAACTCATCCATCATGCTAACGGAGTTGTGCTCCTTCTTCATCTCCTGGATCTCAGCCCGCATATCCCTCTCCTGCTCAGCATCTTTCTGAAGGACCTTCAAtagcttcacattccaacagACAAACATTTAATTTTATATTTCGCAAAAACATAGCAAACACACACTACTAGATCTACTGCCACCAGATGGTGCTGTTATTCCTTATGTCTTTAAATGCATAAGGAATAACAGCACCATCTGGCTGCAGCAGGGCTATTACACTACAAATTTAGCCATGTTTCTGATATGAGATCACTTTGGGATGGTTACCAGttagcccttgatcatgactctaagtttcattacattacacataagagtcattggaCGAAGGCGTCTTCTATATGGTGGAGCTTTGTAAAGAGCCCTGACGCTTAATCTGAACATAAGGACCTTATCGTTCATATCAGCAAAAAATGAAGGTTAAATTGTTACACCCCTCGATAGGTTTAGGGTCAGTGTTCCCATGCGGCCATAACGccatgttacagcgcttgtttatGGAAGCCAAGAGGCTACCACCAGTGCTAATTATCTATATAGCATGCTCTAAACACCTGTGTGTATGCGTAACTCGGGAAGTGTAGTTCCGTTGGATGAAGGTACCCATAGCTGTATGAATCTGTGCAAAACTGCTACAGTAAgtgcatttttttatttgaagCATTCTTTCTCGCTGATTTTTCAAAAGCCGTATCGCGATCAATGATTATTGATGTTTCTAAACGTTAAAACACAGCGTCAGGACTGTAGTCCACATGAGGTAGTCGTGGATGAAGCTAATGGCTGAaaactgtagggagaaggcagaatgcTGCCTAGTTTGAGAACTAGTTACCAGTATGTTACTGCAACAAAAGTGCAAAGGTAGTGGAAAGTTGCATTATGCATTATGCATTATGTATGATAAACATTGTAGTCATCCTGTTAAATGTGTTGTTCAGATACAATGATGATCATGAATTGCATTTACATGCAAAAATGTTTACTAATTTAAAAAGTAAATTTTCTTTGTAATGAAATTGCCTCTGCAAGTGACAAGTATTTTTCTGCCTCCTTGGGTAACACCTGGTTTAGTAGTGTATTGCTTAATAAAGtaataaggcacgaggggatgTGGTACACCCCCATAAGAGCTATTCTTATAcaatgtggagtgcctggatacagcccttagccatggtatatggACCCTATACCACAACATctcagaggtgccttattgctattatagaCGTAgaaacgtaattagaacagtaaaaatacatgttgtcatacccatggtatacagtctcatataccatggctttcagccagttagcattcagggctcaaacaaACCCAGTCTATGACAACCCATATTATATGCATTTAGACTAGAAATGTCATCAGACGACCTTATTTACATTTTATGGTTGATATTTTAATCTGTGCCCAATATATAACTACACGGCATTATCTACCTGGTTATGTCTGGCAATGTTATCAGTCTAACACACCTTACATGATACAATGTAACAGTTTAACATTTGCCAACAGGGTGGAATGGTTGGTTAGCTTCGCTGTTGTTTATGGGGGGCGCGAGaggtgaaatagctagctagctaatataacCTGGGCAAATCTGCCAAAACATTACATGATTTACAAGCCAACCCTGCATTTCTCACACGACCAATGCCTAAATAACCCCTACTTACGAAAGAGGAAATAGTCGGCAAGAGTGTTTTGAAGAGATTGCACAAAAAGACAGATCCCAACACCAGGAACCAAGCGCACCCAGCAGCCATTTTTTTTATCAACCTTTGTTGCTGCTGCGCTCGTCATAAAGGGACGCCACATCCAGGCTGAACTATGTGCTGAGTTTTATATTAGAAACGTACTTAACAGCCTATTTTATTAACTtcaaatgtaatatataaatTCAGTATCCAAATGTGCTAAATTTACTACATTACtttattcaataaaaaaaaatactgacAATTCTATAACGGTCATTTACAGTATGTGTACATTATTCTGATATAATATCAACGAAAGCAACACATCATTTTGAATCTAGCTATTCCCACCCCTAAAGTCAACATTTTTCGTTGGAACGACTGATTGGCATACAGACCTACCCACACAGGTAACTTGCTTTGGTTTAAAAATCTGTTGCCTGGACGTTAAAGCCAATCAATGGCAACAAGGGGCGGAGAATAAATTGCCAGTCAGGTTGGTAGGATAAGGAATACAATATAAAGAGGGGGGATCCAATCCAGTTTCAGCTAGTTTCTGGACGTAGGCCTATTGATGAAATATTTACGTTAGTTACAGTGTGTTCTGAAGGAATTGAGTGACTTACATCGGACACATTCAGAAGCCTGCATTGAATTTTCAGTAACTGAGAAGGCTAATTTGTCCTCTAATTCTCTAGACAATACAAGCAAAGCAGCCATGCCGAAAAGAAGCAAAGTAAGTTGGAATGTTTACCTTTtaatttaaaccttattttacaatGTATAATTTCTCACATTAAGTGTTTTTATAAATATCTGCAACAATCGCATGTACTCTAAAATATGCTTGATACAATGTAACAAGTTTTCTCTAAAGTATGAATGTGTTTTAGTGTGTCTGTCTTGTCGAAATGGAAGTGGCGCCTTTTTACTTAGTGTGGTAACATTTTGCTTTCGATCTCACTTTCTCATTTTAGTAACCTGTAACGTTACATGATAAACTATCGCAGCTTGTACTTTTTATATAAGTTACTTAATCATATAATTTAATTTGACGCATATCGGGTCTTTCATGAATGTAAAGTAGCTTTTAATAGCCTTCTCAGCAATGAGATCAGA
This genomic interval from Oncorhynchus clarkii lewisi isolate Uvic-CL-2024 chromosome 27, UVic_Ocla_1.0, whole genome shotgun sequence contains the following:
- the LOC139386020 gene encoding guided entry of tail-anchored proteins factor 1-like, which gives rise to MAAGCAWFLVLGSVFLCNLFKTLLPTISSFLLKVLQKDAEQERDMRAEIQEMKKEHNSVSMMDEFARYARLERKINKMTDKLKTHVKSRTAQQAKMKWMVNIGFYILQAALMISLIWKYYADPVTVVPSKWIAPLEQLVAFPSGVAGGVGITCWLVVCNKVASIGLHAIS